One genomic window of Salmo salar chromosome ssa12, Ssal_v3.1, whole genome shotgun sequence includes the following:
- the LOC106565016 gene encoding RNA-binding protein 39 isoform X2 — protein MNSSVICQKMKASFLLHWALMWWLATNFTVHYYNRLKCGRQFIFQSPTWDEIKPSSPNGHEERSKKKKKSRSRSKDRKRSKSRDRKKSHDHKRSRSRERKRSRSKERRRSRTRSRERSGRYRDHKTTFSGPKFNGGSRGKIGPPPVIKLSRRRSRSRSPFKKEKSPVRQPIDNLTPEERDARTVFCMQLAARIRPRDLEEFFSAVGKVRDVRMISDRNSRRSKGIAYIEFVEANSVPLAIGLSGQRLLGVPIIVQASQAEKNRAAAMANNLQKGNAGPMRLYVGSLHFNITEEMLRGIFEPFGRIESIQLMMDSETGRSKGYGFITFSDAECAKKALEQLNGFELAGRPMKVGHVTERTDASTASSFLDSDELERTGIDLGTTGRLQLMARLAEGTGLQIPPAAQQALQMSGAIAIGAMAAVSAAMNPAMNMNMNMNMNTAMNLPSQPLATHCFQLSNMFNPQSEDDPGWDVDIQHDVIEECNKHGGVVHIYVDKNSTEGNVYVKCPTIPAAMAAVNALHGRYFAGKMITAAYVPLPTYHNLFPDSVTATQLLIPPARR, from the exons ATGAATTCCAGTGTGatctgtcaaaaaatgaag gCTTCTTTTTTACTTCATTGGGCTTTAATGTGGTGGTTAGCAACCAACTTTACGGTGCATTACTACAACCGACTGAAGTGTGGacgtcagttcatctttcaatcacccacgtgg GATGAGATCAAGCCCAGTAGTCCCAATGGCCATGAGGAACGCAGCAAGAA GAAAAAGAAGAGCAGGAGCCGAAGCAAAGACCGGAAGAGAAGCAAGAGCCGTGATCGCAAGAAGAGCCATGACCACAAGAGGAGCCGCAGCCGCGAGCGAAAGCGGAGCCGCAGCAAGGAGAGGCGCCGGAGCCGCACTCGGAGCAGGGAGCGCAGCGGCCGCTACAGGGACCACAAGACTACCTT CTCTGGGCCGAAATTTAACGGTGGTTCCAGAGGGAAGATTGGCCCTCCACCTGTCATCAAGCTAAG CCGAAGGCGTTCCAGAAGCCGAAGCCCTTTCAAGAAAGAGAAGAGTCCTGTGAG GCAGCCAATTGACAACCTGACTCCAGAGGAAAGGGATGCTCGCACTGTGTTTTGCATGCAGCTGGCAGCCAGAATCCGTCCACGAGACCTGGAAGAGTTCTTCTCTGCAGTGGGAAAA GTGAGAGATGTGCGCATGATCTCTGACAGAAATTCGAGGAGGTCGAAGGGGATAGCTTACATTGAGTTTGTGGAGGCCAACTCTGTGCCGCTGGCTATAGGATTGTCTGGTCAGCGACTTCTGGGGGTGCCAATCATTGTTCAGGCCTCGCAG GCTGAAAAAAACAGGGCTGCTGCCATGGCCAACAACCTGCAGAAGGGCAACGCTGGCCCGATGAGGCTCTACGTCGGATCCTTACACTTTAACATCACAGAGGAGATGCTGAGAGGAATTTTTGAGCCTTTTGGAAGG ATTGAGAGTATTCAGCTCATGATGGACAGTGAGACTGGAAGATCTAAAGGATATGGCTTCATCACT TTCTCGGACGCAGAGTGTGCCAAGAAGGCCCTGGAGCAGTTGAACGGGTTTGAGCTGGCCGGCCGGCCCATGAAGGTGGGCCATGTCACGGAGCGCACAGATGCCTCCACCGCCAGTTCATTCCTGGACAGCGACGAGCTGGAGAGGACGGGCATTGACCTAGGCACAACCGGGCGTCTGCAGCTCATGGCCAGACTGGCTGAAG GCACGGGACTGCAAATTCCTCCAGCCGCACAGCAAGCCCTACAGATGAGTGGGGCCATTGCTATTGGTGCCATGGCTGCTGTATCAG ctGCCATGAATCCTGCTATGAACATGAACATGAATATGAACATGAATACAGCTATGAACTTGCCATCCCAGCCACTTGCTACACACTGTTTCCAGCTGTCTAACATGTTCAACCCTCAGTC TGAAGATGACCCAGGCTGGGATGTTGACATTCAGCATGATGTCATTGAGGAATGCAACAAACATGGAGGAGTTGTGCACATATACGTCGATAAGAATTCCACTGAA ggCAACGTGTATGTGAAATGTCCAACCATTCCTGCTGCCATGGCTGCAGTAAACGCATTACATGGTCGATATTTTGCAG GTAAAATGATCACAGCGGCATACGTCCCTCTCCCGACATATCATAACCTTTTTCCTGATTCTGTGACAGCTACCCAGCTCCTCATCCCTCCTGCTCGCCGATGA
- the LOC106565016 gene encoding RNA-binding protein 39 isoform X4, with translation MNSSVICQKMKASFLLHWALMWWLATNFTVHYYNRLKCGRQFIFQSPTWDEIKPSSPNGHEERSKKKKKSRSRSKDRKRSKSRDRKKSHDHKRSRSRERKRSRSKERRRSRTRSRERSGRYRDHKTTFRRRSRSRSPFKKEKSPVRQPIDNLTPEERDARTVFCMQLAARIRPRDLEEFFSAVGKVRDVRMISDRNSRRSKGIAYIEFVEANSVPLAIGLSGQRLLGVPIIVQASQAEKNRAAAMANNLQKGNAGPMRLYVGSLHFNITEEMLRGIFEPFGRIESIQLMMDSETGRSKGYGFITFSDAECAKKALEQLNGFELAGRPMKVGHVTERTDASTASSFLDSDELERTGIDLGTTGRLQLMARLAEGTGLQIPPAAQQALQMSGAIAIGAMAAVSAAMNPAMNMNMNMNMNTAMNLPSQPLATHCFQLSNMFNPQSEDDPGWDVDIQHDVIEECNKHGGVVHIYVDKNSTEGNVYVKCPTIPAAMAAVNALHGRYFAGKMITAAYVPLPTYHNLFPDSVTATQLLIPPARR, from the exons ATGAATTCCAGTGTGatctgtcaaaaaatgaag gCTTCTTTTTTACTTCATTGGGCTTTAATGTGGTGGTTAGCAACCAACTTTACGGTGCATTACTACAACCGACTGAAGTGTGGacgtcagttcatctttcaatcacccacgtgg GATGAGATCAAGCCCAGTAGTCCCAATGGCCATGAGGAACGCAGCAAGAA GAAAAAGAAGAGCAGGAGCCGAAGCAAAGACCGGAAGAGAAGCAAGAGCCGTGATCGCAAGAAGAGCCATGACCACAAGAGGAGCCGCAGCCGCGAGCGAAAGCGGAGCCGCAGCAAGGAGAGGCGCCGGAGCCGCACTCGGAGCAGGGAGCGCAGCGGCCGCTACAGGGACCACAAGACTACCTT CCGAAGGCGTTCCAGAAGCCGAAGCCCTTTCAAGAAAGAGAAGAGTCCTGTGAG GCAGCCAATTGACAACCTGACTCCAGAGGAAAGGGATGCTCGCACTGTGTTTTGCATGCAGCTGGCAGCCAGAATCCGTCCACGAGACCTGGAAGAGTTCTTCTCTGCAGTGGGAAAA GTGAGAGATGTGCGCATGATCTCTGACAGAAATTCGAGGAGGTCGAAGGGGATAGCTTACATTGAGTTTGTGGAGGCCAACTCTGTGCCGCTGGCTATAGGATTGTCTGGTCAGCGACTTCTGGGGGTGCCAATCATTGTTCAGGCCTCGCAG GCTGAAAAAAACAGGGCTGCTGCCATGGCCAACAACCTGCAGAAGGGCAACGCTGGCCCGATGAGGCTCTACGTCGGATCCTTACACTTTAACATCACAGAGGAGATGCTGAGAGGAATTTTTGAGCCTTTTGGAAGG ATTGAGAGTATTCAGCTCATGATGGACAGTGAGACTGGAAGATCTAAAGGATATGGCTTCATCACT TTCTCGGACGCAGAGTGTGCCAAGAAGGCCCTGGAGCAGTTGAACGGGTTTGAGCTGGCCGGCCGGCCCATGAAGGTGGGCCATGTCACGGAGCGCACAGATGCCTCCACCGCCAGTTCATTCCTGGACAGCGACGAGCTGGAGAGGACGGGCATTGACCTAGGCACAACCGGGCGTCTGCAGCTCATGGCCAGACTGGCTGAAG GCACGGGACTGCAAATTCCTCCAGCCGCACAGCAAGCCCTACAGATGAGTGGGGCCATTGCTATTGGTGCCATGGCTGCTGTATCAG ctGCCATGAATCCTGCTATGAACATGAACATGAATATGAACATGAATACAGCTATGAACTTGCCATCCCAGCCACTTGCTACACACTGTTTCCAGCTGTCTAACATGTTCAACCCTCAGTC TGAAGATGACCCAGGCTGGGATGTTGACATTCAGCATGATGTCATTGAGGAATGCAACAAACATGGAGGAGTTGTGCACATATACGTCGATAAGAATTCCACTGAA ggCAACGTGTATGTGAAATGTCCAACCATTCCTGCTGCCATGGCTGCAGTAAACGCATTACATGGTCGATATTTTGCAG GTAAAATGATCACAGCGGCATACGTCCCTCTCCCGACATATCATAACCTTTTTCCTGATTCTGTGACAGCTACCCAGCTCCTCATCCCTCCTGCTCGCCGATGA
- the LOC106565016 gene encoding RNA-binding protein 39 isoform X3 yields MNSSVICQKMKASFLLHWALMWWLATNFTVHYYNRLKCGRQFIFQSPTWDEIKPSSPNGHEERSKKKKKSRSRSKDRKRSKSRDRKKSHDHKRSRSRERKRSRSKERRRSRTRSRERSGRYRDHKTTFRRRSRSRSPFKKEKSPVRQPIDNLTPEERDARTVFCMQLAARIRPRDLEEFFSAVGKVRDVRMISDRNSRRSKGIAYIEFVEANSVPLAIGLSGQRLLGVPIIVQASQVMAEKNRAAAMANNLQKGNAGPMRLYVGSLHFNITEEMLRGIFEPFGRIESIQLMMDSETGRSKGYGFITFSDAECAKKALEQLNGFELAGRPMKVGHVTERTDASTASSFLDSDELERTGIDLGTTGRLQLMARLAEGTGLQIPPAAQQALQMSGAIAIGAMAAVSAAMNPAMNMNMNMNMNTAMNLPSQPLATHCFQLSNMFNPQSEDDPGWDVDIQHDVIEECNKHGGVVHIYVDKNSTEGNVYVKCPTIPAAMAAVNALHGRYFAGKMITAAYVPLPTYHNLFPDSVTATQLLIPPARR; encoded by the exons ATGAATTCCAGTGTGatctgtcaaaaaatgaag gCTTCTTTTTTACTTCATTGGGCTTTAATGTGGTGGTTAGCAACCAACTTTACGGTGCATTACTACAACCGACTGAAGTGTGGacgtcagttcatctttcaatcacccacgtgg GATGAGATCAAGCCCAGTAGTCCCAATGGCCATGAGGAACGCAGCAAGAA GAAAAAGAAGAGCAGGAGCCGAAGCAAAGACCGGAAGAGAAGCAAGAGCCGTGATCGCAAGAAGAGCCATGACCACAAGAGGAGCCGCAGCCGCGAGCGAAAGCGGAGCCGCAGCAAGGAGAGGCGCCGGAGCCGCACTCGGAGCAGGGAGCGCAGCGGCCGCTACAGGGACCACAAGACTACCTT CCGAAGGCGTTCCAGAAGCCGAAGCCCTTTCAAGAAAGAGAAGAGTCCTGTGAG GCAGCCAATTGACAACCTGACTCCAGAGGAAAGGGATGCTCGCACTGTGTTTTGCATGCAGCTGGCAGCCAGAATCCGTCCACGAGACCTGGAAGAGTTCTTCTCTGCAGTGGGAAAA GTGAGAGATGTGCGCATGATCTCTGACAGAAATTCGAGGAGGTCGAAGGGGATAGCTTACATTGAGTTTGTGGAGGCCAACTCTGTGCCGCTGGCTATAGGATTGTCTGGTCAGCGACTTCTGGGGGTGCCAATCATTGTTCAGGCCTCGCAGGTAATG GCTGAAAAAAACAGGGCTGCTGCCATGGCCAACAACCTGCAGAAGGGCAACGCTGGCCCGATGAGGCTCTACGTCGGATCCTTACACTTTAACATCACAGAGGAGATGCTGAGAGGAATTTTTGAGCCTTTTGGAAGG ATTGAGAGTATTCAGCTCATGATGGACAGTGAGACTGGAAGATCTAAAGGATATGGCTTCATCACT TTCTCGGACGCAGAGTGTGCCAAGAAGGCCCTGGAGCAGTTGAACGGGTTTGAGCTGGCCGGCCGGCCCATGAAGGTGGGCCATGTCACGGAGCGCACAGATGCCTCCACCGCCAGTTCATTCCTGGACAGCGACGAGCTGGAGAGGACGGGCATTGACCTAGGCACAACCGGGCGTCTGCAGCTCATGGCCAGACTGGCTGAAG GCACGGGACTGCAAATTCCTCCAGCCGCACAGCAAGCCCTACAGATGAGTGGGGCCATTGCTATTGGTGCCATGGCTGCTGTATCAG ctGCCATGAATCCTGCTATGAACATGAACATGAATATGAACATGAATACAGCTATGAACTTGCCATCCCAGCCACTTGCTACACACTGTTTCCAGCTGTCTAACATGTTCAACCCTCAGTC TGAAGATGACCCAGGCTGGGATGTTGACATTCAGCATGATGTCATTGAGGAATGCAACAAACATGGAGGAGTTGTGCACATATACGTCGATAAGAATTCCACTGAA ggCAACGTGTATGTGAAATGTCCAACCATTCCTGCTGCCATGGCTGCAGTAAACGCATTACATGGTCGATATTTTGCAG GTAAAATGATCACAGCGGCATACGTCCCTCTCCCGACATATCATAACCTTTTTCCTGATTCTGTGACAGCTACCCAGCTCCTCATCCCTCCTGCTCGCCGATGA